The genomic region ctatacatatgtgtatattacgaaaagcttaaaaaatgtgtggtccagaatgcttttcaagtttctcaaatagggtggacttctcttaggatccctaccctatatatatatatatatatatatatatatatatatatatatatatatatatatatatatatatattgtcacaCACATAGGATGAGGATCAAGATCAAGGAAAACTCCCCCCGAGTTGTGAAAACTTAGAGAACTTAGCCTTCTTGTGCGAGATTTGCTCCAATTTTTTTCACACCCCTAATATTAAAATGTTTAGAAAGATtgtcgtaaaaaaaaaaaaaaaaaaaatcgaagtGATGTGTGTGTAAATAATGTACAAGATGTAAAAATAACCCTTGCTTTCTTAAGACTAAATGTATGAGGGCCGTACATGGAATGTAAGGATAGCAAGAAATGTGGTTGACGTTGTTGTACCGACAACTTAGCATTTGAATTTAGCAGTCAAGTGCATGTACTTCAATGCCACCCGACACTTATCTTTTTACAACAATTGTGCCGACCAAGTTTTTTATTATTACAATAGGTAATAGTCATATGTATTTATAATTAACCTCGTAACCATAGGATTAGAGCCGTTTAAACTGCTCGTTGATCGCTCGCCGATTGTTCGAAAAttgctcgttcgatttgacgctcggttgtagACGAGCTGCTCCGGTCGGTTTGTAAATGAGCCAAACATGAGCAAAGGCCCGGTCCGCTCGTCccggttcggctcgaattattatatttaattagtatgtatatatacacacatatacatagacacatacatatataaacatgtatatacagtGCCGTCCCCGAaaactcttgaaaaaatttaggcctcgggcgacgaaaagaattgggcccaaaattatggttaagggtaaatgaattacaaaaataaaaacttagtgaCAGAGCAAATACTTAAACTTGAGACCTTTACATTATTTTGAGATGATTTTTGCCACTACACCACCAATACTTTTTTGCATAATAAACGGataaatatactaaatatataatttaatatatatatatatatatatatatatatatatatatatatatacaagctTATAAAAACTTTTCGGCCCTTTGAAATTTTGGACCTCGGGCGTCGGCACGGGTTTGCCGGGCCCAGAGCCGGCCCTTATATACAAATATAAGTTAGACatgtatatacacatacatatatacttaaatataaattaaatttaaagttttatagatatcactctattagattttggtccactatatacaaatttacagcTATGTTGACACGTACTAGCACAACCAcatcaataaaaaaaattaatatcaaatctcaaagttaaaccctaaaccgatAAACGACAGTCTGCTTatcgcctcaatgtttcatgtcgttaccctaagtcaatcgtctcctgctctcaacgtcgttgttcgtgcaatatgatcatcgcctcATCGGCTAAaacattgttattcataagaaaaatattatgtcATGAAATGTGcctgtttttaaagacataaaaacttgagacccaacattgtcactatctctATCACCAAATTTAAATCGGGCGACACAgttgtccaaatcgctcgaacatcgctcgacgctcgctcgaAATATTTACTGCTCGGAAAATGCTCACTTGGTTTGAGGCTCagttttaaatgagccgctccgatcggttcggtttgtaaacaagCCAAGCACAAGTAAAAGTCCGCTCGATTCGGCTCGACTCGTAAACAACCCTACACATGATTATAATAAGTGTCATAATCTAGAGAGAAGAGGTgatagagaaaaaaaaaagaatgcaAGTACTATCGTTGATAAACAGATAAACACTATGAACAAGTTTaatacgattacaaactaatggcaggtaggcaagcaacaagttgcgccgctacccccttctgaatagcaaaccctaccctgctaaacacaaaattctgccccttaacatgtgcggtgttactgcttaccacctgttgaacccgctttaggaaccgcaccgcgtcaggggcgagagcgccaaaGGTATCGAAAGCAAACGGGACGAACACGTGCTGATTCTCAATGCAAGCTTTTTCGTGTTTAGCTACTTTGCCCGCCTCTGCCTTGGTTATCGCCTGTCCTGCCACAAACCCGTGGTCCCTTAGCTCAACGAGGGGGGACACACCTGTCAAATCGACACACGCGTGTTTCCTTCCCTCCCATCCAAAAACAAGAATGTCAGCGGGCCGtagggtagatctcccttctaaCGGATTGGTCAAGAAGTTCACCGGAGCTTCCTTTTTTGCCGAGATCCCTGCTCGCTTAAGGACATCATACAGCACATCTCGGACTAAATCATGTCGATATTTAAAGCTCGGTAATTCTTTGCAATGGACTGCATGCTCCCCAAAAGAATCCAAGCAACACTTCCGACATACAGGACACGGCTCATCAACCGGGAAAAGGGGTATCATCAATCGGTACTTGAGGATAGCCcggtattccacagccgacatACATTGCCCTAAACCTTCGATGGGAACAACAGACAGGAAATCCTGAGCATGGGGGGCTCGTAAACACTCAAACACGGCTCGCTGCCGAGGGGAAAAGGCAAACTTCTCTTCAACTGTCTTGACGATTTcgccatataaggcattcgccagTATTTTCTGGGCTTTAATGGGggcggtgtctttaatgtagaaaccACCAAGATCAAGATCGGGAAGAGAACTATGCGGATTGTCCAACGCACCCTTGTAATCAGAGTCCAACAGCCCACCCCCACATTCACGAAGGATGTGGTCTTGAAGAACCCAAGATTGGGCCCTTGAAGCCACAAAAGCGTAGGAAGAGGCATCCTCAGCTGAGCAAATCCCAAGCCCCCCAAAGCGTGTCGGGAGGGAAGCTAACCTCCATTGTAGGTCCCCAAAAAAAGGCACCCCTACAAACAACAATGTCCTCGATCGCATTCCGAAGCCCTTTGTCAAAAACAGAGACAGCTTCCCCAACATAAGAAGGCTGACACGTCCTGAGCCCAAACAACAGTTTAGCAACCCCCATACATGAACAAAGAAGGAGGAGTTCGCTCTGAGGGTCCCGAAGGTGTTTGAGGCATCCCATCAGCTCAACCGCACATTTGGCTCTTTTGAGGTCCAAACCACTAATAAAATCCCCATCTTTACTGATAGCACCACCCAAGAGTTTCACACCATTCACCGACCTACCAATCTCCCGCGGAAATAAACCCTCCTGAGTCTTCACCCCGTCGCATGTAGGCCAAAAAACTTCAGTTTTTTTAATATTGAGAAGGAGGCCTAAGGAGGGGCCCTCCACTCTAATGATGTCTAAAGCCTTGGCAACCTGAGTAGCATCTCCAATAATGGTCCCATCATCCAGGTACCTCGCGTGAAAAAGAAGCTTACAACGATCTCTGATTCGGAGAACAAGAGGGTGTAAaacaagggcaaaaagaagaGGCCCTAAAGGATCCCCCTGATGAAACCCCGTGGAAGACCAAATATAATCAACCCAAGCAGAGATGGATGGACACATTTTCCTTACCTTATTTAAAAGAGCAGTTCTATCCACAAGGTTAAAGGCATTCGAGAAATCGACGGTAAGCATAGCCAACGACCCGTCTCGGTGGTGCGCATTTAAGAGCCTGTTCGCACTATGAAGAACCGCCTCAACCTCGTTTGGAACCCCAACCCCAAACTGATTGCAACGATCAATTGAAGAATGTATTATTCTAATGTTATAACGATTAATTTCTACCGGGTAATTTTACGAGAAAAATGTTGACATACACTTATATCAACCATCAACCATTTACAAAGGTTGGATTATCCTATCACTACTACAAGATGATATGGGTTTTAAGACGGTGTTTTCAACACCGTCTTAAAGTACCGTGGTTTAAAATCAAGTCTTATTAGACGTGTTCAATTTGAACACCGGCTTAAACTTGCTGAACACCGTCTTTTAATATCAAAACATTTCCAAATATTTGTTAAAACAGATATCTTTTAACACCGTCTTATAAAcatttgttgaaaaaaaaaacatttacaaTAAAAAAGGTTTTCCAGAAATACATCAAGCTTATATACACTAATGGAACATTTTCAAATCAAACCAAAACAATACACATTCATTTCCGAAATAAACCTGTAGACATCCAATTCGGAAATAAACCCATCAAATTACAATCATTTGTTGAATGCATAACAAACTACGTTAAATTGTATAAAAAACTACATAAGCTAATCTAACGAAATACCTAACTCTCTAAAAAACTTCGGCATCAACGTCATCAACAAAACATCTATTTCATTATCCGTAGCCTCTCTTGTGTCGTGCCACATCTAAAATAAAAGTAGATAGAAAGAGTTATTACAAATATTATAGACTAAAACTAAAGGAAAAGAGAAAAATCGGTAATAACATCGTCAATAAAGTTATGTATATATTTACATGTTGTATACATCAAAAAACAAGTATATAATCAACTAAACCTTCATGTGTGTCTTTTTGACCCTAGGGTGTGTGCCTTGTTGAGCCTTGCGCTTAAGCGTGCCTCTGGCGTGCTTTTTAAAACAAAGGTTGTATGAGAAGTTAATTAATTACCTTGATAAAGTTGGCTGTATCCCAAATACTCAAGTCTTCAACCTACAAATCAAAATACATGAAACTAGTTCTATATCCGTCCGGTGGACGGATACATTAATGGTATAATAAGATAAGTGTTTTATAATTTGTATTCTAAAGTATTTTATAATTTGTATTCTAAATGTTTAGTAAAATTTGATGAACATTAACAACATTTAAACTCAACAAACATGTTCATCACATTTAAACACATTCTTCTAGGCTTAGATACAAAAATACTTCAAGTATACTCTCAATTCTCAAGATATAAATCAAATGCCAGCACAATGTTGAACCCCGcaaatattattttgtttatgttaggaaactttatttgtaagtattgaagaaaatcacaaTCAACTGGATCCatgaagagataacagtcctaaagatcacaacaagaaaaagaagatcagataggacaactgaaatgcacaacatctacttcaaagaatcacaagttgatcaagagctgaattggattatcagagaaggtcatttctgatggatctgatgatatttctgatgaaatatcatcagtatctgacgattctgatcatcagattttctgatgatttgttcaccagaatttctgatgaagtgatttatcagaaattctgatgaataccCCACTTGTTTAAAACTCAGCTCTATCCTGCCACAATGACCGAAGcaacttgacattattggatatcatgattacaaaggcaacttgaacgttagattcaatgaatatgtcaaattgctactttttgcaggacttattgcatgaataaactaacatttattcatgtacccagccttctataaatagaaggctcaaccagcagaagacaattgagtttgaagcttagcattcatatacactacagaagcagttcactcattttttcaagattatcccatcattccatcacaagaaagaATATCAGAAAATTCTGATAaatcttgtatgtgtgttgacatactgaagcttgttcaacaccatctgtTAGTGcatttgtctatcgccttcgtcaatctgagccgtagcgagaaacagaagaaaacgagtcgttatattgtaatatctagtcaaaaggcaaggtggcaatgttgtaattaatgagaaatctcattaagatccttggcctataaataggatgtTATGTCATAGTTTAGGGACTTTTGCTCATTTCTCATTGGGAGAACTTTAGATCTAGAGAGAGagtatagagagagaaagtggttcAAGGTGCTTGTTCTTGTTAGATttctaatagaatcacgtttattttacatcgtgtgtgttaggtcgcgttcgtgtacagtttccgcacgtcacacgttcgtttcgcaatcgtttcggagtcaaaaccggtcctacactgtaacaccccgaaaacgggtttggtaatcgaACCCCATTAATACTAAAAgatgggtaaaataccgttagcggtAAAAGTAACCCGataaatatttggatttaaataaataatcctaatattaaataaaaagtgaataaaagATTTTAAGGAGGATAAATAccttgagaaaacaaagtatataaaaaaaaGGCCCAAGTTAACGGGACATAAAATAAgacgggttatgacttcccgaacccattaaattaactaggaataattaacctagttaataatatGTGATTAAGTTATAAATAGTGGATTGTAGCTTGAATTGATCGAAATAAAActttgagggactaaaagtgggCAATTGGAAACAAGTTTTATAATTAAAActtaaaaacaccaaaacacacacatatgtgtgtgtttggTCGATATATACAGGAGAAGAAAGAGGGCTTCTCTTCAAGAACCCTAACTCACGAAAATTGCCAAAATCAAAGAGAAATCGAGCCGGGAAATTGGGGCTTTTGATAAAATCGTGATCACCAAGcttaggggatcataaggtatgttgaatttcgATGTTTGATGATACTTGTGAAATTTGATAGTCATGCATGAGTGAATTCTTGTATGATATATGAATGTTATAGTGAAATTGTGATTTCTATGAATCTAGGAACGAACCCTAGATGTGAATTTAGTAAAATAGTGCCATAAAACTAGAGATTTAACTAATGACCTTgtaggtgataagtgggttttatggTACTATGATGAACACTTGAAAAGTGATGATAATTATGTGAAATTATTGTTGTAATAATAGTTCTGAATGATGTCTATATACACTAGAAATAGAGGGCTGAATTCGatgttaaaacttggttaaaacaaTAACCATGAACTTGATAAAAGAAGTATACGAATTTCGCCCATAAGGTGTTCGATAAAATGCTTAAGTGAAATTGGGTACCTACCAGTTCGTAGATAGAACTTGATTAGAATAAGTATTTGGATAAACGCCTAATGACAGGGTGAAACGGGTTTCATCTATAGATGAAAACCCGTAGATTTTGCGTAATGAAAGAATAATGTAACGTTAATAATTGAGAGCTAAGATAACTTAGCGTTAAAATAGCATGAACTCGGAATAAATATTAGTTCAATTGGTGGCCTAAGAATAGAGCCATCGAGTAAAGGGTGGAACGCCAACATAAGTTTGTTAAACTTAGTTGCTCAAATTCACATGCTAAAAGGCGGCTTGACTCTTAGGAAGTCAAACCGACCTATAATAGAGTTCGGTAAGAAAAGTAGTATAAAGTGTAATAAGCCGTAAAGGTTATGATCTtgaatgactaatctaaccaccttgtggaaattacatgatagttttgacgcttaacaagctaggtggaagcttggaaaggaagcgggtcaaacaaatcaaggatggaggaaaagcataattcggatgcaaggtaagtatagcttacactagtcataAATTTAGAATGTTCTTTTGTCGTATTGAGTACGAATAAAACAAGTGCCTAATTGAGATATGGTGTTCCGGCGTGTAGTTGTACGGAACAAGATAACCAAATAGGATAAGAAACCATATTGATGGTTAAAAATGAGTTAAATCGGTAATTCAATCATATTATGACGAATGAAACATGTACTTTTAAGGGTTATCATATAAGGtaaatcatgataaccaataagggtaaaattgtaatttggtcACTCGTTGACAATAATTGTTGGTCTTGAAAGACACTTATTTCGTAAGCCTTAATAGGCCAAAAAGCGTTAAGAGGTGACTTACAATTAAAATGACCGCGCGGTGTAAACCAGAGCGAGTCGTGTAGACGAGATGGCAATAAGCTTCATCTCGCTAATATAATCGGTCATTtagtccaaacgggtcaaaaggtgaaaatatcactttttgacaatatcgactaattgTTTGTTGAGTTGCATGATTACAGAAATAATTATCGAGTGGTTATttacatcgctattacttagcggcTATTGAGACAAGGTATTTAAATGGGTCAACATAATGATCCGAGCCAGGCACGCATAATAGGATAACTCCCATTTAAATGTAAGGTTTAATGAGAGTTAATTGGAGTCTAAAATAGATTTTGGTCACTTAAATAGGTAAACCGAATGTTACAAACGATGGTCAATACGTTTGAAAGGCCTATTGACCTTTCAAataaaatcatagttaaaaagAGGGCTTACGGGTCAAACATGTTATAGTAATCCCTCATCGTTAATGAAGTGCCAAGATGGACTAAAACGCCCTTATATGTTAAACTGagcaaacaacccttaaaggttgtttggaaacaagtTTTATGATTtgataaatacttagaataagtgtaGAAGCTGAAAGAGGTAATACGTTAGTCAAACGTTAACTatttgagtctttgccgtaaaataatgattcgagaggtaaaatttggtttatataaatcaccacattaaacccaccataaatacagttgtggtggaagattataTGATGAGAAATGTGGTAATGAAATGCTAGAAGCAATCAAATGCGATTTTAGGTttgaaagtgcttaaatacccttaacgggtcaaaataagcacttgAGCGTAAACGGGTTTTAAGTACGTAAGAAACTCGTAACTTAaacctaatatgataggagaTAATAAAATTATGAATTTCATGAGTTTAGGGAGCATATAAACCCATTTGTTTGATTTGTAcgtgaacgggtcaaaacaacaAGGCAGCAAGAATAATGCagaagctaccgtaagttacggtagctaccgtaacttacggtagcgactgaaatggttacggtaGATCTCAACTGGCTTACGGCAGCCCCTGAATGCCCagtggctaccgtaacttacggtggctaccgtaagttacggtagcgccTAGTTATTTTGTTGAGTTTTGTTTTGCGAACCCATTTTAACAAGTTTTaaaccccgtatgactaaagcatttcatgtttatgaaatgtaggtacattttggatgccggaagatgttcaagctcaacgaagaaccgaacacgataaagatacatgcttccgcactttGCCTCGTCGTAAATTTTAAACGGCGGATTCGATCACGTTATGTTGAAACACTTAttatttgtaaaagttttaataaacccgtatttttatagtatgtatagtcttaactacacatctaattgttggcATTTACATGTAAAACCGTTAAATAGTAactagggtcttacaagttggtaatcagagctcaagattaaaagaataaagtgttcggttcgaggcttgatcgcaaatctgGTAAGTACAATGGTTTAGTATC from Helianthus annuus cultivar XRQ/B chromosome 10, HanXRQr2.0-SUNRISE, whole genome shotgun sequence harbors:
- the LOC118482693 gene encoding uncharacterized protein LOC118482693; amino-acid sequence: MVDISFGVGVPNEVEAVLHSANRLLNAHHRDGSLAMLTVDFSNAFNLVDRTALLNKVRKMCPSISAWVDYIWSSTGFHQGDPLGPLLFALVLHPLVLRIRDRCKLLFHARYLDDGTIIGDATQVAKALDIIRVEGPSLGLLLNIKKTEVFWPTCDGVKTQEGLFPREIGRSVNGVKLLGGAISKDGDFISGLDLKRAKCAVELMGCLKHLRDPQSELLLLCSCMGVAKLLFGLRTCQPSYVGEAVSVFDKGLRNAIEDIVVCRGAFFWGPTMEGALDNPHSSLPDLDLGGFYIKDTAPIKAQKILANALYGEIVKTVEEKFAFSPRQRAVFECLRAPHAQDFLSVVPIEGLGQCMSAVEYRAILKYRLMIPLFPVDEPCPVCRKCCLDSFGEHAVHCKELPSFKYRHDLVRDVLYDVLKRAGISAKKEAPVNFLTNPLEGRSTLRPADILVFGWEGRKHACVDLTGVSPLVELRDHGFVAGQAITKAEAGKVAKHEKACIENQHVFVPFAFDTFGALAPDAGRWLKGAVVAGGVGCGGGWVVGGGGCKGIVVAGISCREMLVKEGWRR